In Zingiber officinale cultivar Zhangliang chromosome 6A, Zo_v1.1, whole genome shotgun sequence, a single genomic region encodes these proteins:
- the LOC121996497 gene encoding probable protein phosphatase 2C 12, producing the protein MAAKTGRAMSLELLLKKESSSEKIDNPEILYGQANQSKKGEDFTFVKVDCERVTGEGVTPFSVFALFDGHNGSAAAIYSEEYLLNNILSAIPANLSRDEWVAALPRALVAGFVKTDKDFQTKARSSGTTVTFVIIDGWVITVASVGDSQCILESAEGSIYLLSADHRFEVNEEEVERVQASGGGVGRMNAGGGAEIGPLRCWPGGLCISRSIGDMNAGELIVPIPYVKQVKLSNNGCRLIISSDGVWDALSFETACNCSRGLSVEAAAHQIVKEAVQVKGLRDDTTCIVVDLIPSDKLTPSAPPQKKQGMAVFKNMFRRKSNEPSSQSDKDCIESDMVEELFEDGSASLEQRLEVGYPICNLFKLFVCAVCQVELKPGEGISIHSDSSERQQPENSRAWDGPFLCQSCHDKKEAMEGKKSSSDDN; encoded by the exons ATGGCAGCTAAGACGGGGAGAGCAATGTCGCTAGAGTTGCTTTTAAAGAAGGAGTCGTCCTCCGAGAAGATCGATAACCCTGAGATTTTGTATGGGCAAGCCAACCAGAGCAAAAAGGGGGAGGATTTCACCTTTGTGAAGGTTGACTGTGAACGCGTAACTGGTGAAGGAGTCACTCCCTTCTCCGTATTTGCG CTATTTGATGGGCATAATGGTTCTGCAGCTGCTATATATTCTGAGGAATATCTTTTGAATAATATCTTAAGTGCCATTCCAGCAAATCTGAGTAGAGATGAATGGGTAGCAGCACTACCAAGAGCTTTGGTTGCTGGATTTGTTAAAACGGACAAAGACTTTCAAACTAAAG CTCGTTCTTCTGGAACTACCGTGACATTTGTCATTATAGATGGATGGGTAATAACAGTAGCATCAGTTGGCGATTCACAATGCATACTTGAGTCTGCTGAAGGTTCCATCTATCTGTTGTCGGCAGATCATCGATTCGAGGTTAATGAAGAAGA GGTTGAGCGAGTACAGGCTAGTGGAGGAGGGGTTGGGAGAATGAATGCTGGTGGAGGTGCAGAG attggCCCTCTTAGATGTTGGCCAGGTGGGTTATGTATATCAAGATCAATTGGGGACATGAATGCAGGTGAATTGATTGTTCCTATTCCTTATGTCAAGCAAGTAAAG CTATCCAACAATGGTTGTCGGCTTATCATCTCAAGTGATGGTGTTTGGGATGCATTGTCATTTGAAACGGCTTGCAATTGCTCTCGAGGCCTCTCAGTAGAAGCTGCTGCCCACCAAATTGTTAAA GAAGCCGTGCAAGTAAAAGGACTACGAGATGATACTACTTGCATTGTGGTTGATTTGATACCATCAGACAAGTTAACACCTTCTGCGCCACCACAAAAGAAGCAAGGGATGGCAGTATTCAAAAATATGTTTCGACGCAAGTCTAATGAGCCATCTTCTCAATCAGATAAGGATTGTATAGAGTCAGATATGGTGGAGGAACTATTTGAGGATGGATCTGCATCATTGGAACAAAG GCTAGAGGTTGGCTATCCCATTTGCAACCTGTTCAAGCTTTTTGTATGTGCAGTTTGCCAAGTAGAGCTGAAACCTGGTGAAGGAATTTCAATCCATTCGGATTCATCGGAACGACAACAACCAGAAAATTCACGCGCTTGGGATGGCCCTTTCCTGTGCCAAAGTTGTCACGATAAAAAGGAAGCGATGGAAGGGAAAAAGTCATCAAGTGATGATAATTAA